In Pseudomonas sp. DNDY-54, a genomic segment contains:
- a CDS encoding LysR substrate-binding domain-containing protein: MAHRRLPSLSALRAFEAAARHESAKQAAEELSVTATAISHQIRLLEESLGVALFLRKPRKLQLTDPGRELQQVLETAFDTIATTVSRLSAGPCRQAITLSTTPAIAVRWLVPWVCMLRDSHPNIDLRFHTSHEPVALDGVTADVAIRYGDGRWPGLVAEKLFDNTFVPTCSPHLGLHDPADLPKHSLIHFRAQGAASAPIHWAAWQKLAKVPWLDVSAGLVFSDETHAISAAIDGQGVALMSRQLIEDELRKGRLVQPFGPEMEGKPFHLVYPEGRKDDPTVLAVKDWVMAVPGGLCEMTN, from the coding sequence ATGGCGCACCGCCGATTACCCTCGCTTTCTGCACTGCGCGCCTTCGAAGCGGCCGCCCGCCATGAGAGCGCCAAGCAGGCAGCTGAAGAGCTGTCCGTCACCGCCACGGCCATCAGCCACCAGATTCGATTGCTGGAAGAATCCCTCGGCGTGGCGCTGTTTCTGCGCAAGCCCCGCAAGCTGCAGCTGACTGACCCCGGGCGCGAACTGCAACAGGTGCTGGAGACCGCGTTCGACACCATTGCCACAACGGTGAGTCGCCTCAGCGCCGGGCCGTGTCGCCAGGCGATCACGCTCAGCACGACACCGGCCATCGCGGTGCGCTGGCTGGTGCCCTGGGTGTGCATGCTGCGCGACTCTCATCCGAATATTGATCTGCGCTTCCACACCTCTCATGAGCCGGTCGCGCTGGATGGCGTCACGGCAGATGTCGCCATTCGCTATGGCGATGGCCGTTGGCCTGGGCTGGTGGCGGAGAAGCTGTTCGACAATACCTTCGTACCGACCTGCAGCCCTCACCTTGGCTTGCATGATCCAGCCGATCTGCCCAAGCACTCGCTCATCCACTTTCGCGCCCAGGGCGCAGCTTCCGCCCCGATTCATTGGGCGGCGTGGCAGAAGCTGGCCAAGGTGCCGTGGTTGGACGTCAGTGCCGGCTTGGTTTTCTCCGATGAAACCCACGCCATTTCAGCCGCCATTGACGGGCAAGGCGTGGCGTTGATGAGCCGTCAGCTGATTGAGGATGAGTTGAGGAAGGGGCGGTTGGTGCAGCCGTTCGGGCCGGAGATGGAGGGCAAGCCATTTCATCTCGTGTATCCGGAGGGGCGGAAGGATGACCCGACCGTTCTGGCTGTGAAGGATTGGGTGATGGCGGTGCCGGGTGGGTTGTGTGAGATGACTAACTGA
- a CDS encoding FMN-dependent NADH-azoreductase produces the protein MTHLLHLDASARPGLAGKDAHGSHSRHLSQRFVSQWRARRPQDSVTYRDIGQNPPSFVDHDWIASAFTPQERQEPWMTDALAESNQLVDELIAADVLVIGTPLYNFGMPAALKAWIDQVVRLGRTVGIDESRLPDDPYLPMLEDRPRHAVILTARGGIGFGPGGEMAHMNHLEPNLVTALNFIGVTRIHQIAIEGQETGGEVLAASVAQALRQVDVLVGEVQGALGSNLQPVFTQHASAAAPAPAS, from the coding sequence ATGACGCACCTATTACACCTCGACGCCAGCGCCCGCCCCGGTCTTGCGGGCAAAGACGCACACGGCTCCCACAGTCGGCATCTCAGTCAGCGTTTCGTCAGCCAATGGCGGGCCCGCCGCCCGCAGGACAGCGTGACCTATCGGGACATCGGCCAGAACCCACCCTCATTCGTCGACCATGACTGGATCGCCTCGGCCTTCACGCCGCAGGAACGTCAGGAGCCGTGGATGACGGATGCACTGGCCGAAAGCAACCAGCTGGTTGATGAGCTGATCGCCGCCGATGTGCTGGTCATCGGCACGCCGCTCTACAACTTCGGTATGCCGGCGGCGCTCAAGGCCTGGATCGATCAGGTGGTGCGCCTCGGCCGCACGGTTGGCATCGACGAGTCTCGACTTCCCGACGACCCGTATCTGCCGATGCTGGAAGATCGGCCGCGGCACGCGGTCATCCTCACCGCCCGGGGCGGCATTGGCTTTGGCCCTGGCGGCGAGATGGCGCACATGAACCATCTGGAGCCCAACCTGGTAACGGCGCTCAACTTCATCGGGGTCACTCGCATTCACCAGATCGCAATCGAAGGCCAGGAGACGGGCGGCGAAGTGTTGGCCGCCTCGGTGGCCCAGGCACTACGTCAGGTTGATGTGTTGGTAGGCGAGGTTCAGGGAGCGCTTGGATCAAATCTTCAGCCCGTCTTCACCCAACACGCCTCTGCTGCAGCCCCGGCACCGGCTTCGTGA
- a CDS encoding GNAT family N-acetyltransferase, whose amino-acid sequence MFTLTHLNTPPPESMKNQVLQMVVDYLSDISAVSLPPSNPLYQLYQYVVGLEVHRYLDSMDGAQAGKPELIMALDADDPASLLGFALYLPYVDDPDACSLLYLAVQDSHRRQGIGRAMVEAMLARYAHAEVACVAGKVPYFEALGFLPVAARGPQVVMNIRSQPSDGALAVQDLEPIFQSEEVRQIHTYLVKQHGTEAMSDAEKARDHRLDELAQQAAHLIQTSSTAKRLH is encoded by the coding sequence ATGTTTACCCTCACTCACCTGAACACCCCACCGCCCGAATCGATGAAAAACCAGGTGTTGCAGATGGTGGTGGATTACCTCAGCGACATCAGCGCGGTATCGCTCCCGCCGAGCAACCCGCTGTATCAGCTGTATCAGTACGTGGTGGGCTTGGAGGTGCATCGTTATCTGGACAGCATGGACGGTGCGCAGGCAGGCAAGCCCGAGCTGATCATGGCGTTGGATGCTGACGATCCGGCTAGCCTGCTCGGCTTTGCGCTGTACTTGCCCTATGTAGATGATCCCGACGCCTGCTCGCTGTTGTATCTGGCCGTACAGGACAGCCATCGCCGACAAGGCATCGGGCGGGCTATGGTCGAGGCGATGCTGGCGCGTTACGCACATGCGGAAGTGGCCTGCGTTGCCGGAAAAGTACCTTACTTCGAAGCGTTGGGCTTTCTCCCTGTGGCAGCGCGCGGCCCGCAAGTGGTGATGAACATCCGAAGCCAACCATCGGACGGCGCTCTGGCGGTGCAGGATCTGGAGCCGATCTTCCAGTCCGAGGAAGTCCGGCAGATTCATACGTACCTGGTCAAACAACACGGCACGGAAGCCATGAGCGACGCAGAGAAAGCTCGGGACCACCGGCTCGATGAATTAGCCCAGCAGGCAGCGCATCTGATCCAGACGAGCTCGACGGCGAAGCGCTTGCACTAA
- a CDS encoding DUF2846 domain-containing protein — MFKHFMMSAAALSFAVLTGCASVPMESPEKDQAYKAFPTPPQDQAGLYIFRDSMLGGALKKSVKIDGEVIGETAPNTYFYRLITPGLHSLATESEFSDNLIELNAKPGKNHYVRQSIKMGLFVGGAKLTEVSESEGQKAVANTELAR; from the coding sequence ATGTTCAAGCACTTCATGATGAGCGCCGCGGCGCTGAGCTTCGCCGTATTGACTGGCTGCGCGTCGGTACCCATGGAATCGCCCGAGAAGGATCAGGCTTACAAGGCCTTCCCAACGCCACCACAGGACCAGGCCGGTCTCTACATCTTTCGCGACTCGATGCTCGGGGGAGCGCTAAAGAAGTCGGTGAAAATCGACGGTGAAGTCATCGGCGAAACCGCGCCCAACACCTATTTCTATCGTTTGATCACGCCAGGGTTGCATTCGCTTGCCACCGAATCGGAGTTCAGCGACAACCTCATCGAGCTCAATGCCAAGCCCGGCAAGAACCACTACGTGCGCCAGTCAATCAAGATGGGGCTGTTCGTAGGCGGAGCCAAGCTGACCGAAGTGTCTGAAAGCGAAGGCCAGAAAGCCGTGGCAAACACCGAACTCGCTCGCTAG
- a CDS encoding class I SAM-dependent DNA methyltransferase, whose product MPGNALYTDLSGYYDLMCADIDYSAQSHCIHRLQQLFGNGGKTHLDLACGTGPHVRHFIDAGFESSGLDINQPMLDRAAIRCPEAHFSRQDMCGFTLDQPVDLITCFLYSIHYSASVERLKACIASAHSALAAGGLFCFNAVDKHSIDNRSYVSHSARHDDGLFTFSSRWHYAGTGESQLLKLRIERTLAGDSQVWQDEHPMVAVSFSELSDLLKPHFDVHVLEHDYQRLIPWGGNSGNALFACVKS is encoded by the coding sequence ATGCCCGGCAATGCGCTCTATACCGACTTGTCGGGTTACTACGACCTCATGTGTGCCGACATCGACTACAGCGCACAAAGCCACTGTATTCATCGGCTTCAACAGCTGTTCGGCAATGGCGGAAAGACGCACTTGGATCTCGCCTGTGGGACCGGGCCGCATGTGCGGCATTTCATCGACGCGGGCTTCGAGAGCAGCGGGCTCGACATCAATCAGCCCATGCTGGACAGAGCGGCCATCCGCTGCCCGGAAGCGCATTTCTCCCGGCAGGACATGTGTGGTTTCACCCTGGATCAGCCAGTCGATTTGATTACCTGCTTCCTGTACTCCATCCACTACAGCGCTAGCGTCGAGCGGTTGAAGGCCTGTATCGCCAGTGCACACAGCGCGTTAGCGGCCGGTGGGCTGTTCTGCTTCAACGCCGTCGACAAGCACAGCATCGACAACCGCTCCTATGTGTCGCACAGCGCCCGGCATGACGATGGCCTGTTCACTTTCAGCTCCCGCTGGCACTACGCCGGCACTGGCGAAAGCCAGCTACTCAAGCTTCGTATCGAGCGGACCCTCGCCGGCGACAGCCAGGTATGGCAAGACGAGCATCCCATGGTCGCCGTCAGCTTCAGTGAACTCTCCGACCTGCTGAAGCCGCACTTCGACGTCCACGTGCTCGAGCACGATTATCAGAGGCTCATTCCCTGGGGTGGTAATTCGGGGAATGCGTTGTTTGCCTGCGTGAAGAGTTGA
- a CDS encoding SRPBCC family protein: protein MTSTVRLHRVLRTTPDRLYRAFLDADAKAKWLPPNGFTGKVHELDARVGGRYRMSFTHFTTGTTQCFSGEYLELLENQRIRYEDRFDDPGLPGTIEVTVTFTQVSCGTELNIIQAGIPDAIPAEACYLGWQESLTLLAKLVEAEIPDE, encoded by the coding sequence ATGACCAGCACCGTCCGTCTTCACCGCGTCTTGCGAACGACGCCAGACCGCCTCTACCGCGCGTTCCTCGATGCAGACGCCAAGGCTAAATGGCTGCCGCCGAATGGCTTCACGGGCAAGGTGCATGAGCTCGATGCGCGTGTTGGTGGCCGTTACAGGATGTCGTTCACCCATTTCACCACCGGCACGACCCAATGCTTCAGTGGCGAGTATCTGGAACTGCTGGAAAACCAGCGCATCCGCTACGAAGACAGGTTCGATGATCCCGGCTTACCGGGCACCATTGAAGTGACCGTGACGTTCACACAGGTTTCCTGCGGTACCGAGCTGAACATCATCCAGGCAGGTATCCCCGACGCGATTCCCGCCGAAGCCTGCTATCTCGGCTGGCAGGAGTCGCTGACACTGCTGGCGAAGCTGGTCGAGGCAGAGATTCCGGATGAGTGA
- a CDS encoding TetR/AcrR family transcriptional regulator: protein MSTRLPSAKPLKRPTQRRAKATVQAIFDSYVRIWQRDGWSRLTTRAVALEAGVAIGTLYDYFPSKHALHSGYVRYCVEQLLDAIDVQAIAPTALAWHERIRRLVRALAGVEPQLPWFHPDMLELETLVAEPKHQRRVYEDLLGAWQRVIDVATDLPVRPSAATLEALHLSVWGGRRYAMLVQLEADRMHAWAGCMEQLCLRSLAGSSDTA, encoded by the coding sequence ATGAGCACACGATTGCCGAGCGCCAAGCCGCTCAAACGGCCTACTCAGCGGCGCGCCAAGGCCACTGTTCAGGCGATTTTCGACAGCTATGTTCGGATTTGGCAGCGCGACGGCTGGTCTCGATTGACCACCCGAGCGGTTGCTCTGGAAGCCGGCGTGGCCATTGGTACGCTGTATGACTATTTCCCCAGTAAACATGCGCTGCACTCGGGCTACGTGCGCTATTGCGTCGAGCAGTTGCTGGATGCGATCGACGTGCAGGCGATAGCGCCAACCGCGCTGGCCTGGCACGAACGCATCCGGCGGCTGGTGCGCGCTCTGGCCGGGGTCGAGCCGCAGCTGCCGTGGTTTCACCCGGACATGCTCGAATTGGAAACGCTGGTGGCCGAGCCCAAGCATCAGCGAAGGGTTTACGAAGATCTGTTGGGCGCCTGGCAGCGAGTCATCGACGTCGCCACCGACCTGCCGGTGCGCCCCTCTGCTGCGACCCTGGAAGCGCTTCATCTTTCCGTTTGGGGCGGGCGCCGTTACGCCATGCTGGTGCAGCTCGAAGCGGATCGCATGCACGCCTGGGCCGGCTGCATGGAGCAGCTGTGTCTGCGCTCACTCGCGGGTTCAAGCGATACGGCCTGA
- a CDS encoding DUF2855 family protein, producing MSVIRQLQNNKKDMEQTRLQTQAMPELKPGEALLRISRLALTTNNVTYAAFGETPHLRYWDFFPPGDADWFHMPAWGFAEVVESTVDGLAKGERFYGFWPIASHLVMQPVRVSERGFYDGADHRLELTSAYNQYQRISSDDAYRAESENYQMLLRPLFITSFMLADFLDDNAFFGARQILISSASSKTAYGTAFCLQDNPAVQVIGLTSPSNTDFVKRLGCYRQALAYDQLASLDPSVPTLYVDFSGSASLRQQIHGHFKDALVYDCYAGSAQSHEYSKRDQTLAGPQPQPYFAPYQIKKRNADWGPAEVTRRFNEAQLAFIARVSDAQQPWMQVNEHAGLEAAQTLAESLIKGAINPLEGHAVVLD from the coding sequence ATGAGCGTCATTCGCCAGTTGCAGAACAACAAGAAAGACATGGAGCAGACCCGCCTTCAGACCCAGGCCATGCCGGAACTGAAACCCGGCGAAGCCCTGCTGCGGATCAGCCGACTGGCCCTGACCACCAACAATGTCACTTACGCGGCGTTCGGCGAAACCCCTCACCTGCGTTACTGGGACTTCTTCCCACCGGGCGATGCCGACTGGTTCCACATGCCCGCCTGGGGATTTGCCGAGGTCGTGGAAAGCACCGTTGATGGCCTCGCGAAAGGCGAACGCTTCTATGGCTTCTGGCCGATCGCCAGCCATTTGGTCATGCAACCGGTGCGGGTCTCCGAGCGCGGTTTCTACGACGGTGCCGACCATCGACTTGAACTCACATCAGCCTACAACCAGTACCAGCGCATCAGCAGCGACGACGCCTATCGCGCCGAGAGCGAGAACTACCAGATGCTGTTGCGCCCGCTGTTCATCACCTCGTTCATGCTGGCCGACTTCCTGGACGACAACGCCTTCTTCGGCGCACGCCAGATTCTGATCTCCAGCGCCTCGAGCAAAACGGCATACGGCACTGCATTCTGCCTGCAGGATAACCCCGCCGTGCAGGTCATCGGCCTGACATCACCCAGCAATACCGACTTCGTCAAGCGTCTCGGCTGCTACCGTCAGGCGCTGGCCTACGACCAGCTCGCTTCGCTGGACCCGAGCGTGCCCACGCTCTACGTGGACTTCTCCGGTAGCGCGAGCCTTCGTCAGCAGATTCATGGACACTTCAAGGACGCCCTGGTGTACGACTGCTACGCCGGGTCCGCCCAGAGTCACGAATACAGCAAGCGTGACCAGACGCTGGCCGGCCCGCAGCCGCAGCCCTATTTCGCGCCTTACCAGATCAAGAAACGCAACGCCGACTGGGGCCCCGCCGAGGTGACCCGCCGCTTCAACGAAGCACAGCTGGCCTTCATTGCCCGCGTGAGCGACGCACAGCAGCCTTGGATGCAGGTGAACGAGCACGCCGGCCTTGAAGCGGCGCAGACGCTCGCCGAATCCTTGATCAAAGGCGCTATCAATCCGCTGGAGGGGCACGCCGTGGTCCTCGACTGA
- a CDS encoding winged helix-turn-helix transcriptional regulator: protein MQPSSDEEQWREDCAPRRVLELFSTKWTSMILHTLQARHDGVARSGALHRSLPGISKKMLIQTLRELEASRLIERHTLDTVPPAVSYALSPLGKLMVQPIEMIYDWARQNSEALDQLQPRSTSRRRDA, encoded by the coding sequence ATGCAACCCAGCTCTGATGAAGAACAATGGCGCGAAGACTGCGCGCCACGCCGCGTGCTCGAGCTTTTCTCGACCAAGTGGACCAGCATGATTCTGCACACGCTACAGGCCCGCCACGACGGCGTAGCGCGGAGCGGCGCGCTGCACCGAAGCCTGCCGGGCATCTCGAAGAAAATGCTGATCCAGACGCTGCGCGAGCTGGAAGCGAGCAGGCTGATTGAACGCCACACGCTCGACACCGTACCCCCGGCGGTGAGCTACGCGCTGTCGCCGTTGGGCAAACTCATGGTCCAGCCTATCGAGATGATCTACGACTGGGCGAGGCAGAACTCGGAGGCGCTGGACCAGCTACAGCCGCGAAGCACGTCGCGCAGACGGGACGCGTAA
- a CDS encoding SDR family oxidoreductase, which translates to MTNQALVVGASGIVGSAVSRLLAKEGWAVAGLARRPNAETGITPISADLLNPSALATALSGVSPTHLFLTTWARQASEAENIRVNAQMVRNVLEAVRPSGSVRHVALVTGLKHYLGPFEAYGKGSLPQTPFREEQGRLDVENFYYAQEDEVFAAADRDGFTWSVHRPHTVTGVAVGNAMNMATTLAVYASICRFTGRPFRFPGSDVQWNSLTDMTDADQLARHLRWAATTPAAANQAFNIVNGDVFRWKWMWSRIAEWFGIEAAAFDGQPAPLEQQMANDAEVWAEMTKQFGLAEADIGKLISPWHTDADLGRPIEVVTDMSKSRKLGFLDYQASDEAFFNVFSTLRARKLIP; encoded by the coding sequence ATGACAAATCAAGCACTGGTGGTCGGCGCGAGTGGCATCGTGGGTAGCGCGGTGTCGCGCCTGCTGGCCAAAGAGGGCTGGGCCGTCGCCGGGCTGGCCCGTCGACCGAACGCCGAAACGGGCATCACGCCGATCAGCGCGGATCTCTTGAACCCCTCTGCATTAGCCACAGCGCTGAGCGGCGTGTCGCCCACGCATCTCTTTCTGACCACCTGGGCTCGGCAAGCCAGCGAGGCGGAGAATATCCGTGTCAATGCGCAAATGGTGCGCAACGTGCTCGAAGCCGTCCGCCCGTCCGGCTCGGTTCGCCATGTGGCGCTGGTCACCGGTCTCAAGCATTACCTCGGCCCGTTCGAAGCCTATGGCAAGGGCTCGCTGCCGCAGACACCGTTTCGTGAGGAACAGGGGCGGCTCGACGTCGAGAACTTCTACTACGCGCAAGAGGACGAAGTGTTCGCGGCGGCCGACCGAGATGGCTTCACCTGGAGCGTACACCGGCCCCACACCGTCACCGGCGTGGCCGTGGGTAATGCGATGAATATGGCAACCACGCTGGCCGTCTACGCGTCCATCTGCCGGTTTACTGGCCGACCCTTCCGTTTTCCGGGCTCGGATGTGCAGTGGAACAGCCTGACCGACATGACCGATGCGGATCAGCTGGCCAGGCATCTGCGCTGGGCCGCGACCACACCGGCAGCTGCCAATCAGGCCTTCAACATCGTCAATGGTGATGTGTTCCGCTGGAAATGGATGTGGTCGCGCATTGCCGAGTGGTTCGGTATCGAGGCGGCAGCGTTCGATGGCCAGCCCGCGCCACTGGAGCAGCAGATGGCCAACGACGCCGAGGTCTGGGCAGAAATGACCAAGCAGTTCGGCCTGGCTGAAGCGGACATCGGCAAGCTCATCTCGCCATGGCACACCGATGCGGATCTGGGCCGACCTATCGAGGTGGTGACGGACATGTCGAAGAGTCGGAAACTAGGCTTTCTGGACTACCAGGCGAGTGACGAGGCGTTCTTCAACGTGTTCTCGACGCTGCGTGCCCGCAAGCTCATCCCCTGA
- a CDS encoding RNA methyltransferase: MSNKRYACIGLSNPKSPSNVGAIMRAAGCYGAASVFYTGTRYDRAKDFITDTKKVHQDIPLINIDDLRKILPLGCVPVAVELVEGARALPEYTHPDRALYIFGAEDGSLSKEIRDWCEDVVYIPTNGCMNLAATVNVVLYDRLAKGNNTRSGPGFGREPQPNT; this comes from the coding sequence GTGAGCAACAAACGATACGCCTGCATTGGCCTGAGCAACCCGAAGTCGCCCTCGAACGTCGGCGCAATCATGCGGGCGGCGGGCTGCTATGGCGCGGCCTCGGTGTTCTATACCGGCACCCGTTATGACCGCGCCAAGGACTTCATCACCGACACCAAGAAGGTCCACCAGGACATTCCGCTTATCAACATCGACGACCTGCGCAAGATCCTGCCCCTTGGTTGCGTGCCGGTCGCCGTGGAGCTGGTCGAAGGTGCACGCGCCCTCCCCGAGTACACGCACCCGGATCGGGCCCTATACATCTTCGGTGCCGAAGACGGATCGCTGAGCAAGGAAATCCGCGACTGGTGCGAGGATGTGGTGTACATCCCCACCAACGGCTGCATGAACCTCGCCGCAACGGTGAATGTGGTGCTTTATGACCGCTTGGCCAAGGGCAACAACACACGCTCCGGCCCAGGCTTCGGACGCGAACCCCAGCCGAACACCTAG
- a CDS encoding ester cyclase, whose protein sequence is MTSTELTDCYTGYIACLNSQNWSELGQFVDEDVHYNGQRIGLEGYRAMLENDFEAIPDLHFNVGLLIAEPPRVACQLRFDCRPVGELFGFPVNGRTVQFSENVFYEFRNGRICNVWSVIDKAAVGAQLEGH, encoded by the coding sequence ATGACGAGCACCGAACTAACCGATTGCTACACGGGCTACATTGCCTGTTTGAACAGCCAGAACTGGTCCGAGCTGGGCCAATTCGTCGATGAGGATGTGCATTACAACGGTCAGCGAATTGGGCTTGAGGGCTATCGTGCGATGCTCGAGAACGACTTTGAAGCCATCCCCGATCTGCATTTCAACGTCGGGCTGCTGATCGCCGAGCCGCCGCGTGTGGCCTGTCAGTTGCGGTTCGACTGCCGGCCCGTTGGCGAATTGTTTGGCTTCCCGGTAAACGGGCGAACGGTGCAATTCAGCGAAAACGTGTTCTACGAATTCCGGAACGGAAGGATCTGCAACGTCTGGTCAGTCATCGACAAGGCGGCAGTTGGCGCCCAACTCGAAGGCCACTAG
- a CDS encoding CAP domain-containing protein, translating into MRLLTPSLLLVVLLGSGRVAVGADEGQEAQLIEAINHYRSAVQRCDGRASEELTALAPDSRLVLLPAAGAGDLQGSLARAGYPMANVQAMSLSGPRDAQAAMQALRESFCRVVLDPQYADIGVSREGRDWRIVLARPLLGGHLRDWQAEGQRLLEEVNRARTTPRQCGGVSFSAAPPLTWNTTLASLADAHSRAMANGNFFSHLDPDGRTPGDRAELAGFTGSPVGQNIAAALDRPRRVVEGWLASPGHCANIMNPQFSELGAAYAVDPQSDAGIFWVGMFGGR; encoded by the coding sequence ATGCGCCTGCTTACTCCTTCGCTGCTTCTCGTCGTATTGCTCGGCAGTGGTCGGGTTGCCGTTGGCGCAGACGAGGGGCAGGAAGCCCAGCTGATCGAGGCGATCAATCATTACCGCAGCGCAGTCCAGCGTTGCGACGGTCGGGCCAGTGAAGAGCTGACAGCGCTTGCGCCGGACTCGCGTTTGGTGCTGCTGCCGGCCGCTGGCGCCGGCGATCTTCAGGGCTCGCTGGCCCGCGCCGGTTACCCCATGGCCAATGTGCAAGCCATGAGCCTGTCCGGCCCGCGCGATGCTCAGGCGGCCATGCAAGCGCTGCGCGAAAGCTTTTGCCGCGTGGTACTCGACCCGCAGTACGCCGACATCGGCGTCAGCCGTGAAGGCCGCGATTGGCGCATCGTCCTGGCGCGGCCGTTGCTGGGTGGCCACCTCAGGGATTGGCAGGCGGAAGGGCAGCGGCTGCTGGAGGAGGTCAATCGCGCCCGCACAACGCCGCGCCAGTGTGGGGGCGTATCCTTTTCGGCTGCGCCGCCGCTGACCTGGAACACGACACTTGCCAGCCTGGCAGACGCGCACAGCCGAGCCATGGCCAATGGCAACTTCTTTAGCCACCTCGATCCAGACGGTCGCACGCCAGGTGACAGGGCGGAATTGGCCGGCTTTACCGGCTCGCCGGTCGGCCAGAACATCGCCGCCGCGCTGGACCGGCCGCGCCGTGTGGTCGAAGGCTGGCTGGCGAGCCCGGGGCATTGCGCCAACATCATGAACCCGCAGTTCAGCGAACTGGGTGCTGCCTACGCAGTGGATCCCCAGAGCGACGCCGGGATTTTCTGGGTCGGCATGTTTGGCGGACGGTGA
- a CDS encoding response regulator transcription factor, with protein MASSAVRQILAIEDDPILGTHLKTSLEHRGFDVTLADNGRAGLALARASSFDLILLDVMLPELSGMELLTQLRKDQRTPVLMMSALGNEAHRIQGFDSGADDYLPKPFSIEELQVRIAAILRRVAYERSSMPPAANDDLIRFDDQRCDVRYDGRWVGLTATEYRLIKVLHESAGEVLSKPFLYQQALRRGYSQHDRSLDMHISNIRRKLVREKVTALRLESVWGKGYVLDLQAS; from the coding sequence ATGGCCTCTTCTGCAGTCCGCCAGATCCTGGCGATCGAAGACGACCCGATTCTCGGCACCCACCTGAAAACGTCGCTGGAGCACCGCGGGTTTGACGTCACGCTTGCTGATAACGGCCGCGCCGGTCTGGCGTTGGCACGCGCGTCGTCGTTCGACTTGATCCTGCTGGATGTGATGCTGCCGGAGCTCAGCGGCATGGAATTGCTGACCCAGTTACGCAAGGACCAACGTACACCCGTGCTGATGATGTCCGCGTTGGGCAACGAGGCACACCGCATCCAGGGCTTCGATAGCGGCGCCGACGATTACCTGCCCAAGCCGTTCAGCATCGAGGAATTGCAGGTGCGTATCGCCGCGATCCTGCGACGCGTGGCCTATGAGCGCAGCAGCATGCCACCCGCGGCGAATGATGACTTGATTCGGTTCGACGATCAGCGCTGTGATGTGCGTTACGACGGGCGCTGGGTCGGTTTAACCGCCACCGAATACCGGCTGATCAAGGTGCTGCACGAGTCTGCGGGTGAGGTGCTGAGCAAACCCTTCCTCTATCAGCAGGCCCTGCGCCGCGGTTACTCACAACACGATCGCAGCCTGGACATGCACATCAGCAACATCCGCCGCAAACTGGTGCGCGAGAAGGTCACGGCGCTGCGCCTGGAATCGGTATGGGGCAAGGGCTACGTGCTGGATCTGCAGGCCAGCTGA